From Alloacidobacterium dinghuense:
ATGAAGATCGTCGGTTCGATTTATACACTGATCGTTCTTGCCGCCACGGTGGTTATCGGGATGAGAAAGCTAAGCCGCAATGAGCAACCATTGATATGGCTGACGATCCTGATCCTGGCTTCGCTACGCAGTCCGTTCCTTCCATCCTACGGGCTCTTTCCTGTGTTGTGGCTCCTGATTTTGCTGACGGCGACAGTAGTGCCTGCAGCTCGCGCGCTTGGTTTGATGTTGGTTGCCTGGGCAGCATTGAACAAAGCGGTGCCAGTCTTTACTGCGGATCCAAGGATCATTGCGGCGATGGCGTTCGTGTCGCAGGCAATCATCGTTGTGTTGCTTGTCGTGGTATGGAGACGGAGTAAGGAATCACCTGTCGGCATGCAGGCAGAGTCTTCTTTTCCTTAATGAGGAGGCACGGCATTTCTCAGTGCAGTACTATTCTTGTGCGACATGTAGTGAGTTCCAGATGCTGTTCCCGAGAGGAATCGGATGAAGACCTTCCTGCGTCACATCGCCTAACCGATGCGCTCCCCAGTGAAGTGCGTGCCCATATCAATTTGCGCGTAAACACGCCACGTGCCTGCCTTTTTTACCGCGACAATAATCATCTGTTGCGCAGTCTGAGGGTATCCGAATAGCCCCGACCCAACAGCGATCCGGCCATAGGCTTCGAACGTGCCTCCATTCCCGTTGGAAAAATCACCATTGGCACGGATCTGCTGGGAAATATGTTGTCCCGTAATTCCTGTCGTTCTGCCCTGCGGATCGATATGAGCAGCCGCCAGATTCGCGCCATTCACCATGAAGCAGTAGCAACAGCCCGTGAACTGCGTGGTCAGCATCAGATCGCAATTAGTGTCTACGCTGGAGAGCGTTGCTTGAATGTTGCCGAGATTATTCTGCACATTTCCATAGGGCGTGGCGGGCACATTGATCGCATCCTCGGTAATGAGTCCCTTGAAGGGCATATTGCAATCCAGGTTGTATATCCCATTCTCCATGTAAAACCCATAGGAGAACCGCTGCCCCTGCGGTCTTCCGTTAACGATTAGCTTGTGCTGGTTCAGGAAGCTCTTCGGATGGGTCTTCAGCAGATTGAGGTTTTCCCGCGCGGCCGCGGGCGAACTCAATAGTTTGTCCCGCGACGCTTCAAGCGCCCATGTGTACGGATTCGCAAAAGTGTGAGTGCTATTGTTGACTTGCGCTGCGGTCGCCGCCCATTGTGTTTCTGGTTCCACGAGCGCGCATTTCACTAGAATCGTAGCCCGACGGTAGGTGCGGTCCACTTGATTCTTCGGGCGGTTGGGCGCTTTCTCTTGCGACATCAAGACGCTCAAGGTGCGACGCGTTTGCGCCGATGCGGTTCGCCGCCATGTGTTCAACGCCTGAACGATCGTATTGAAGTCACCGGCAAAATTTGGGGGCTGATGTGTGCGGATAAACTGAATGGTCTCCTGCAGTCGAACCTCGACATCTTTGGACATCTGGCTTGAAAATCCTTTCGTGCGCTACAAATCCGCTCCAAGAAAGAATCTTATCGGTATTTCGTAATCCACCACACCGAATCTCTGCGTCACCCGAATAGGAAGACAATCCTAAGTAACGCTGGGAAGTTATGTGAACCGCATCGTATCGGGTGCTTTTCTGGCAATCAGTGTTCCTTGGTTTCTACGGGCTCCTCCGAACAGGCTTTGGCATGGAGGGCGCATCCGTACCAGGGCAGTCAGGCAACTGGCCTATCTCATCTGGAGTGCAGATCGTTTTCGCTAATGTTGTGACGAACTCTCCCTTAACCAACCTGCTGCGCGTAAAGGTGAATCCGCACTCAGTCTTGGTCTGTAAGCTCCAGTCTCCAAGCAAGCTATTTTGCTCGATTAGTTCGAGTTTGCTTCCGTTCCAGCGATACGTACTTTCTTGCCATGTGCCACCTTGCCAGTCTTCTCGCTCGGTTAGGGTCTTGTTCTCTGGATGAGCCTCAAGGTTCACGGCTATTTCCGTGAGTTCCTTTGAATAAACCGCTGTCAAGGGGGTAATTGCGAAGAAATTATTTAACCCATTCATTCTAAAAGGAAAATACCTCATTCAATTTGGCGTGTTCTTCCCATCAATCCCGTAAAATAGAAATAGTGGAATAGAAAAGCCCGCCGACCTTGGCGGGCTTTCTTATTGAAACTAAGATACTTACCCGTAAAGCAAGTATTTTCAAATAGTTGCGGTTATCTTTGCAAAGATCCAATGTTATCAGGAGTTTAGCTGACCCCGGGTATATCGCTCTGGAGATTACTTCGGTAGTGTCCTAATTTGATCTGCATCACGGCCTCCGGTAGCAGCATTTGGTGTATCCAAGCCGAAACAGTCTTGTCTCTGGCCCTGGCGGGATTCGATCTTTTGCAACTCATCCGCTGTAAGCCGTACGCGCAGCCTGACCCCTTCGCGTTTCCCCTTGGGTAGAATGCAAAGATGACTAGGCAGACGCAGCAGATGATGCCAAGAGCTACGGCGCAGAGAGCGGAAGGGGGAACGTGTCAGAAATCCAAACCTTAACGGAACGCATTCGTGAATTAAGTGGCGCCGTCGATTTTTGGAATGTGGTTATGCTCTGGGGGCTGGGCATAGCCGCATTCGCCGCCGTCCTTATCGTAATTTCGACTCGCCTTATCGTAGTGAGAACCGGGCAACAATCCTCTGCGCAAGGTCTATTGGATGCAGCGAAAGATAGGCAATTGGAAGCTGATCTAAAAGCAAAAGACCTAAAAATCGCGGAGTTGAAGGATTCAACGGCAATTCTTGAAAATGAAAACCTTCGAGTTAAGCAGCAACTAAGCCAGCAGGGTCACCGGAGCGCACTGCTGCTCGCGTCCCAGAAGCAATTCGGTAATGCCATGAAGGGATTCTCCGGGCAAAAATTCGAGCTGGCAGTTTGCCCAAGCCTACTGAACGATTGGGAAGTGAATAATTTCAAGATGGTTCTCTGGGCCACGCTCAACCACAATGCGGGTTGGGCTTGGATTTCCCCCGAACGGGAGATCGGCGTTTGCACCGATGGGCTCGGGATATTCGTTCGCTCGACTGCGCCGCCACATACGAAAGAAGCCGCACAAGCACTATCGCTCAATCTCGATAAGGTTCTAGGGAAAAGGATGGTAGGCAAGATATCCGCTGGGCAAGTGGGGTTTGCTGTCACTACCCGACCGAATCCGCCCGCAGTCTTGGGTGAAGAATCCTCGAGTGACGACGTAATTCTTATCCACGTTGGAGCGCATCCATAGGCAATATAGATGGGGCAGACCAGCGCCAGTGTCCAAATTAGGGCACTACCATTACTTCGAAGCGGTAGTCGCCCCGGGAAGCGAAAGCGTGTTCGCGCCGGCTTTGGCAAGCGCCAGCACGCGCCCCGGTGCAATGCCCAGAATCAGGGTAGCGGCAACCGTCAGCAGCAGCGCAAACAACAGCGGCACGGAAGCGCGAGGAATCCCATCGAGCAGATCGCTGTGAACCGGCTTCGAATAGGCCGTGGCCACCACGCGCAAGTAGTAATAGGCTGCGATGCCGCTGTTCACCAGACCGATGATGGTCAGCCACACCAGTCCTGAATGCAGCGCCGAAGCAAATACATAGAACTTGCCGAAGAATCCACCGGTAAAGGGAATTCCAATCAGCGAAATCAGGAAGAAAGCCATCGTAGCGCCAAGCAACGGCGAGCGATACGCGAGTCCCCGATAATCCTGAATCAGCGTCAGGCGGTCGTTCATGCCCCCGGCATGTGAAAGAACAACAAAGATGCCGACATTCATCGCCGCGTAGCTGAGCGTGTAAAAGCTTGCTGCCGCGATGCCATCCGGCGAGAGAGCCGTGAACGCCACCAGCAGATAGCCCGCATGCGCAATCGACGAATAGGCCAGCATGCGCTTCACATTCTGCTGCCGCAGCGCACCCAGGTTGCCAATCGTCATCGAGAGCGCAGCCATCCACCAGATCAGCGGTTGCCAATGGTTGTGCAGCGCGGGGAAGGCAACAAATAGAACTCGCAGCAGAACAGCAAATGCGGCAGCCTTGGGCGCAGTCGACATAAGTGCGACGACAGCAGCCGGTGCGCCTTCATAAACATCCGGTGTCCAAACCTGGAACGGAGCCGCCGAGACCTTGAAGCCGAGACCAATGAGAATCATGGCGACGCCAATGGTCGCCAGAATAGGTGTCTGGCTCGTAGTCAGGAGCCCGGCAATCTTGCCGATATCCGTCGTACCGGTAGCGCCAAAGATCAGCGCGATCCCATAAAGAGTGAAAGCCGTAGCGAACGAACCAAGCAGAAAATACTTGAGCGCCGCCTCAGGTCCCTTGGCGCTCTTCCGGCGGAAGCCCGCCATGATGTAAGTCGAGATCGACGAAATTTCGAGGCCTATAAAGACCAGCAGCAGCTCAACCGCGCTCGTCATCAGCATCATTCCGACGGCCCCGAGGCAAATCAGAGCAAAGAGTTCGCCGAGTCCTTCGGTATCAGGAGTCGCCGCATCGAGCGTTGCCAGAAGGGTCGCCAGCACGATGCCCGCGATCACTACATGAAAGAAGACGCTGAAGGCATCCGTCTGGACGGTGCCGAAGAAAGCAGTGCCCGCCGGCAACTGGAGCTGCCAGAAACTCGAAACAAGAGCCGCAAGGGTACCAAGAACGGAGAGCCATCCGAGCGGCTTGCGGCTGGACTCCTTCGCAAGCAACGGTTCGGCCAGCATGACAATCACGCCGGTGATCGTGAGAATGACCTCGGGAAGAATCCGATAGAGCTGCGGTACGTCGGTCATCGTTTCTCCGCCACGTTCGTCGTAAGAGTTGAGGTTGCATGTGCGACGTTCTGTACCAACCCATCCACGGCGCCGTTGATCGCGCGAATCCAGTAGGGCGAAGCAACGCCAAGCACCAGCATCAGAATCGCAGCCGGAACCAGGGCGAGGCCTTCACGCGCCACCACATCGGGAACGGCCTTGTTTGCAACCAGCCGCGATTGCGGCCCATAGAAAAGCTTCTGAATCATCGAGAGCATATACCACGCGCTCAGAATGACACCGATGGTGGCAGCCGCGCCCCAGTAAGGATGCACGCCGAAACTCGAACTCAGGATAAGGAACTCGCCAACGAAGCCATTTAGAATCGGCAACCCGATCAATGAAAGCATGGTGATGACGTACAACGTCGCCATATTCGGCAAATTCGCCGACATGCCACCGTACTGCGTCATATCGTACGTTCCATACCGCTCATAAAGAATGCCGAACAGAATCAGCATGGCCGCGCCGGAAAGCTCGTGGTTCAGAATGTGAAAGACGGTGCCATTCAACCCCATAACCGTAAAGCAGAAGATCCCAAGAGTGCAGAAGCTGAGATGCCCGATGGTTGAAAATGCAAGGAACCGCTTTAGATCCGGCTGAACAAGAGCGATCAAAGCTCCGTAGAGAATGCCGATCACTGCGAGCGCGATCATCAACGGGGCAATCTCTCGCGACTGTGCAGGGAAGAGGCCGAGGTTAAAACGAATGATCGAATAAAGCCCAAGCTTGCCTGCGACCACCATGGCCATCGCCGTCGGCGCTTCGGAGAAGACGTCGCTCAGCCATCCGTGCAGTGGAAAGACTGGAACCTTGACCGCAAAGGCTACAAGGAACGCCAGCGAGACCCACCACAATGCTTGAGGAGCAAAGAGCGAAGCGTTCTGCGCCAGATATTGTTGCGTCTCGACGAAGTCGAAGGTGCCTGTTCTCGCATATAGCCACAACAGCCCCACGAGAAGCATCGCAGAAGGAATGAAGGTAAAGAGGAAGAACTTGATAGCTGCCTGCGGCCCGCGCGTGCGCCCGAACATGGCAATCAGAATCGCCATCGGAACCAGGGACAGTTCCCAGAATCCGTAGTAGAGGAACATATCGAGCGCGACGAAAATACCAAGCATTGCCGTCTGCTGGATCAGGAAGAGAAAATAAAATTCCTTGGTCCTGGTTTCAATTGCCTTCCACGAGGCAAGCACCGCCATCGGTCCCAGGAAACCGACGAGCACCACCAACCACATCGAGATACCATCGATGCCAAGGTGATAGCCAATCTTCGGGCTCGCGATCCAGGGACGGTTCTCTTCAAACTGAAAGCCGGCCTGTCCATATTGGAAGTAAGCCGGAAGGTGCAACGTGAGGCCGAAGGTCGCGAGCGTTACCAGCAACGTGAACCACTGGATTAACTTGCCCGTTCGTGGCAGCAGTGCGACCACAATCGCGCCTGCCAGGGGCACAAACGTAATCATCGATAAGATGGAATCGTTCAGCACGAATACGTTCCTTGCTTCAATCCTTTGTTAGGGCACCTTCAAAAAGTAAAGTGCGATCCAAACCCAAAATAAGTCAGCAACAGCAAAGCCGCTGCGCCAAGCGCGAGCCATCCGGCATACGAGCGGATATTTCCTGATTGCACGCGCTGTACCAGTGAGCCGACACCTTGAGCCGTATACCCCAGTGCGAGGGTTCCACCCGTGATGACCCCCGTATCGAACAGGCCCTTCAACACATAACGCGAAAGCAGAAGAACCGGAGTGACTATGACAGCGCCGTAAAGTTCGTCGATCCGATACTTGTCGAGTAACAGCGAATACAAGCCGTGGACCTTCGCTGCAAGCTGCTCGGGTATTGCAGGTTTCACAAAGTACATCAGATGCGCGATGAACCATCCAATCCCCGCAACTACCACGGAGACAACCGCCAGCAATAACTCCTGAGAATGTGCTCCTTCAGCGACTTCTCCTGCGGGCTGCGTCACAGGACTCAGGAAATGCGTGATCTCTGCATGACCACCAAGCGCTTCCGGAACGCCAACCCATCCGCCGATCACGGAGAGAATCGCAAGAATCACCAGCGGTCCAAGCATGATCCATGGACTCTCATGCACACCGTGTCCGTGACCATGTCCATGATCGTCGGGCGCGGCTTCCTTCGCGCGACTCTCGCCGAAGAAGGTCAGATACCACAACCGGAACATGTAGAACGCTGTCAGCCCAGCGGTGAACAAGCCGATAAACCATACGAGCTTGCCGATGGGGTTGGGTGAGATGAATGCCTGATAAAGAATCTCGTCCTTGCTGAAGAAGCCGGCAAACGGCGGTATGCCGCAAATGGCAAAGACCGCCATCGTCATCGTCCAGAAGGTGATCGGAATCTTCTTCCGTAAGCCGCCCATGACGCGCATGTCCTGCTCGCCGCTGAGCGCGTGGATCACCGACCCGGCAGCAAGGAAGAGCAGCGCTTTGAAGAAAGCGTGCGTCAGCAGATGGAAGATGCCCGAAGAATATGCTGCTACGCCGCAGGCCAGGAACATGTATCCAAGCTGTGAAACCGTGGAGTAGGCGAGAACACGCTTGATGTCGGTTTGCACGAGACCGATGGTCGCGGCAAAGAGCGCAGTCGCTGCGCCGATGAGCGCCAAAGTAGTCAGTGCGAATGGCGACCGATCAAAGATCAGGTGTGTACGCGTAACCATATAGACGCCAGCCGTTACCATCGTGGCTGCGTGAATCAGCGCGGAGACCGGAGTAGGGCCTTCCATCGCATCGGGCAGCCATACATAGAGCGGAATCTGCGCCGACTTGCCTGTTGCGCCCAGAATCAGGAACAGGGCTATGGCAGTCAGAAATCCACCCTGCCACTCCGGGTGTTGTGCAATCTGGTTGAAGACCCGGCCAAAGCTCAACGTGCCGAAATGCGCGATGATGAGAAACATCGCGAGCAAAAAGCCAAAGTCGCCAACGCGGTTTACGACGAAAGCCTTCTTGCCGGCGTTCGCCGCGGAATCCTTCGCGAAGTAGAACCCGATCAGCAGGTAGGACGCGAGGCCAACACCCTCCCAACCCACGAACATGAGCAGGAAGTTTTCCGCCAGCACTAGTGTGAGCATGAAGAACATGAAAAGGTTGAGGTAGGCAAAGAATCGCCAGTACCCCTCTTCATGTGCCATGTATCCGGCAGAGTAAAGATGAATGAGGAAGCCAACGCCTGTCACAACCAGCAACATGATCAGCGTCAGCTGGTCGAGTGCAAAAGCGAAGTCTGCGTGAAAGCTGCCAGCAGTGATCCAGGTCCCCACGTTTTCCGTGTAAGGAAGGGATAAGGAGCTGAAGTGCAGAGCGATATTCAGCACCTGCAGAAACGGAATCAACGTGGCCACCCAGGCAACGGTCGTCACCAGCGCTTTCGGGAAACGACGCCCAAGCAGACCATTCACCAAAAATCCGGCGAAAGGAACGAGCGGAATCAGCCAGAGATTGAGGGAATTGGTCATAGCTTCATCAAATCCACTTGATCAACGTTCAAGGTAGCCCGCGTGCGGAAGAGGGCGATGATAATCGCAAGGCCTACCGCGGCTTCCGCGGCCGCCACCACCATGACGAAGAAAACAAAAATTTGTCCGCTCACCTGATGCCAGCGATGCGCGAACGCTACAAAGGTCAGGTTGACGGCGTTCAGCATCAGCTCAATCGACATGAAGATCGTGATGATATTACGCTTCACGAGAAACGCTGCAACGCCGATGGAGAAGAGGATCGCGCTCAATACGAGGTAGTAGGCAATAGGAACCATTTCGATCAGTGCTCCTTTCGCGCCAGCGCAACCGCGCCTAGGATGGCCACCAGAATCAGGGCAGACGTTGCTTCAAATGGAAGCAGCAGGTCACGAAAGAGCACCTGGCTCAAATCGTGGGTCGTTGCCAGATAGCCGCCAAGCTTTGCGGATCCAAGACGGTCACTCTGCTCCAGGAAGATGTAAGCCAGGATTCCGAAGAGCGCTGCCGCACCAGGAAAGCCGACAATATAGGCAGCTTTGCTGCCATGGGTGTGCTCCTCTACGCCGGCATTCAGCAGCATGATGACAAACGTGAAGAGGACCATGATTGCGCCGGAGTAAACGATCACCTGCGCCGCCGCAAGGAATTCCGCGCCGAGAAGAAGATAGAGCACGGCGAGCGAAGTCATCACAACAATCAGCGAAAGTGCGCTGTTGATAGGGTGGTGCTGCAGCAGGAGATTGAGTGCCCCAGCAACACATAACAGGCCGAAGATGAAGAACAGAACTAAATGCATGCTCTTAGCGAAAGGAACTGTGAAGAAACAAAGTTATAATTCAGCGTCTGTGCCCGAAGGCACCTACTTTACGCCGCGCGAAAAGCCAGCCAAAGGCTAGTCGCAATGATATTTGCAATCGACAGAGGCAACAAAAACCTCCAGCCGAAGCCCATCAGTTGGTCATAGCGGAAACGCGGCAGCGTGCCGCGCACCCAGACATAGAGGAACAGGAAGCAAAAGACCTTGATCACGAACCAGAAGACCGGCAGGAGCGCCTGCACAACAGGGCCGCCCCATTCCGGCAGAAGATTGCCGAACGGACTCGTCCATCCCCCCAGAAAGAGCACCGTCGCAACGCAGCCCACCATGATCATGTTGCCGTATTCGGCCATGAAGAACATGGCGAACTTCATCGAGCTGTATTCGGTATGATAGCCGGCTGTCAGTTCGCTCTCTGCTTCGGAAAGATCGAACGGCGTTCGATTGGTCTCTGCAAACGCTGAAATCAGATAAATGAAGAAGGCAACGAACTGTAGTCCGCCAATCACGTTCCAACTGAGCAGCCCGTGTGACGCCTGGATGTCCACAATGTCCCGTAATCGGAATGACCCCGTGCGCAGCACAACGCCAACCAGTGACAATCCGAGCGCCAACTCATAACTGATCATTTGTGCGCTTGCACGCAACGATCCCAGCAGAGAGTATTTGTTATTTGACGACCACCCAGAGAGCGCAACGCCGTACACGCCAATAGACGTGATACCGAGAATCACCAGCAGCCCGATGTTCACATCGGCAATCTGAAACAGATCGACGCCCTTGACGTATATCTGCCTACCGAACGGGATGACTGAAATCGTAATCAGCGCGCAACTCAACGCAATCACTGGCGCCAGAATATACAGAGGACGATACACACCGGCAGGCAGCAGGTCTTCCTTCAGGAAAAGTTTCAACCCGTCAGCCAGCGGCTGCATTAGGCCAAACGGTCCTACGCGGGTGGGTCCCCAGCGATTCTGGATGCGTCCCACCAACTTGCGCTCCAGCAGCACCGTATAGGCGACCGACATCAGCAGGAGCACCGTGACCACCGCCACCTTCAGCACGGTTAACAGTAGATAGATCCAAATACTTACTTGCATCGGGCCATCCCAGGAAAAAGTGCTTAGTCCGCCGCTGTTTGCGCGGGGTTTGGTGTTGTGTGAGACTCGACGACAGCCTTCATCATATCGCTGAAACGTCCAAGGGTTCCCGAAGTAAATAACGTGTCCTCCGCTGGCAGAACAAGATCACGACGCGAGCCAGCAGGCTGAATCTGCACTAAGTCAAACTTTTCCGGCTGCTCGGTTCCCGTCAACAGTTCCAGACGCGAAACGTGATAGCTGGGAACGAGCCGCTGAATCTCATCAAGAGTGGCAAACGGATCAAATGGGCTTAACTTCAATTCCAGACGATTCGCCGCGAGCCACACCGCATGGCGATCGGCCTCGCCCGATTCGGGACCACGTGACTGTCCCATGTCTGCAGTAACTCCACGTCCGAATGGAACCAGCTTCTTCGGATCGGCGCCCATACGATCGGCAAGTCTTACAATCAATTCGAAGTCGGTACGCACGCCAGCCTTGTCTGCAGCTTTCTTCACCAGCTGGATGTCGCCGTACGTATTTGTAACCGTGCCTGCCTTCTCATAGAGATTGGCGGCGGGAAAGATCACATCGGCGAGCTGAGCCGTCTCGGTCAGAAACATGTCCTGCACGATCAGAAAGGTATTCTTGAGCACCGCGGGATCTACGCCAAAACGTGACACTGGATTCGATCCGACAATATACATGGCGGCAAGATCGCCGCGTTGCGCAGCATCGAACATCTGCAACAGATCCATACCCGGGGTTTTCGGCAAAGGCGCGCCATACTCATCCGTAAAATGAGCGGCATCGCTGACGGGAACATAGCCGGGCAGCATATCCGGGAGGACGCCCATATCCGCTGCACCGCGTGAATTCGCGTAATCGCCGAGAGCGGCAAACTTCGTATTCGGAAGCGAGAGGCCGAAGTCGACGAGTGCTTGAATATCGCGCCCCCGGAATTCTGAACCGAAGACAATCAGTAGCGACTCTTCTTTGCGGAGAGCATCGCGGAACGCCGCAGTGGTGTCGTTGGCAGCAATTGCGCTGTCATTCCCGGCAAGATATTGCACCAGGGAAGCATAGCCATCCTGTGGAATTTGAAGGAATGCCTTCGCCTGCCGGCGCAACTTGATCTCCACATGATTGGCGACGTAGACACGCGCGCGATGCAAACGGACATTCGACCGCAGGTTCCATGCGAGGGCCGGATGTTGGTTCGTAGGATCATTGCCCAGCAATAGAATTGCCGGAGCAGTGAGTGTGTCGCGGAGAGAAGCAGTTCGTCCCGCCTTGCCCGCAAGAGCCGCAGCAAACGAAACATAGTCCGCTGTGCGGTGATGATCGATATTGTTGGTGCCAACAATGGTCCGCGCAAACTTCTGTAGCAGGTACGACTCTTCGTTCGTTGTGCGGTTGGATCCAATCACCCCAATTGCCTGACCGCCCTTTGCTTCTCTAATTTCGCGCAGTTTCTTCGCCGCAAAATCAAGCGCATGATCCCAGCTTACCTCGGCAAAGTTTCCGTCTGGCTGGCGGACGAGTGGCTTTGTCAGTCGATCGGTCCGGTTTGCAAAATCGAATGCGTAACGACCCTTGTTACATAAAAAATCGCCATTGATGCCGCTCTTGTCGCGATTATCCCCGCGGACAATCTCCATGCCGTCATTGACGCGCCGGACACCAAGTGTTGTCTTGCAGCCGTCACCGCAATGTGTGCAGATAGTGGCGATGTGGTTCATCTCCCACGGCCGTGTCTTATAGCGATAGGTTCCGGAGGTAAGCGCTCCGACCGGGCACAGATCGATGCACATGCCGCACTCTTCGCAGTTCAGATGGTCCTGACCGTTGGGAGCTATCACTGCGCCGACGCCGCGGTTTTGAATTCCGAGAGCCCAGACATCCATACCAGGGCCACAAACTGTCACGCAGCGATAGCAGAGAATGCAACGCGGGCGGTCGAAGTACACGACCGGCGACCACTGTTGCTCTTCGCGGTGCTGCTTGATCTCGACGTATTTCGATTCTGCAGCGCCGTACTTAAAGGTCATGTCCTGCAGTTCGCACTCGCCGCCCGCGTCGCATACCGGGCAGTCGAGCGGATGGTTTCCGAGCAACAACTCAATCGTCGCCTTGCGAGCCTGCTTGATCTCGTCGGTTTCTGTAGCGACGACCATGCCCTCGGTCACGGGTGTGGTGCAGGCTGTCTGCAGCTTCGGCATCTTCTCAATGCGAACGACGCACATGCGGCATGCCGCCTGCATCGAAAGCTTGGGGTAGTAGCAAAATGCCGGTATCTCGATGCCCGACGTCCTGCAGGCATCAATCAGTAGCGTTCCGGCGGGCGCGGTCAGCTTCTTGCCATCGACTGTAAACGTTACGTCAGCCATGAAATTCCTAATCCTCTATACCAGCGCCGGTTCTTCGTGTTTTGCATACGGGCAAGGCTTGCCATTCAAATGGTCTTCAAACTCATGCCGGAACTTCTTGATAAACCCAATCGTCGGCATCGCCGCAGCGTCGCCGAGCGGGCAGAACGTTCGGCCCAGCATGTTTTCGGCGAGATACCGGATGTTATCCAGATCTTTATCCACGCCACCGCCCGCATGCACTCGGGTGATCGTCTTCTTCAGCCAGTCCGTGCCTTCGCGGCAGGGAATGCACCAGCCGCAGCTTTCATGCTGATAAAAGGCAATCGTGCGGAGAGCGAATTCGACCATGCAGGTCTGGTCGTCAATCACGACGATGCCGGCAGAGCCGAGCATGCTTCCAGCCTTGCCGAGTTGATCAAAGTCCATACCGACATCGATCTCTTCCGGCAACATCACTGGTGTCGAAGAACCGCCCGGGACCACAGCTTTCAAATTTCTACCGCCGCGAACACCACCGCCGACTTCATAAATGGCCTTCTTGAGGTTGTAGCCCATCGGCAACTCATAGACGCCGGGATTGTTCACATGCCCGCTGATGCCGAACAGGCGCGTTCCACCGTTGCGCTCTGAACCGGCCTTCGCGTACGCTTCGCCGCCCATCAGCATGATGTGCGGCACACTGGCAATCGTCTCGGCATTGTTGATGACAGTGGGCCCGC
This genomic window contains:
- the nuoG gene encoding NADH-quinone oxidoreductase subunit NuoG, which encodes MADVTFTVDGKKLTAPAGTLLIDACRTSGIEIPAFCYYPKLSMQAACRMCVVRIEKMPKLQTACTTPVTEGMVVATETDEIKQARKATIELLLGNHPLDCPVCDAGGECELQDMTFKYGAAESKYVEIKQHREEQQWSPVVYFDRPRCILCYRCVTVCGPGMDVWALGIQNRGVGAVIAPNGQDHLNCEECGMCIDLCPVGALTSGTYRYKTRPWEMNHIATICTHCGDGCKTTLGVRRVNDGMEIVRGDNRDKSGINGDFLCNKGRYAFDFANRTDRLTKPLVRQPDGNFAEVSWDHALDFAAKKLREIREAKGGQAIGVIGSNRTTNEESYLLQKFARTIVGTNNIDHHRTADYVSFAAALAGKAGRTASLRDTLTAPAILLLGNDPTNQHPALAWNLRSNVRLHRARVYVANHVEIKLRRQAKAFLQIPQDGYASLVQYLAGNDSAIAANDTTAAFRDALRKEESLLIVFGSEFRGRDIQALVDFGLSLPNTKFAALGDYANSRGAADMGVLPDMLPGYVPVSDAAHFTDEYGAPLPKTPGMDLLQMFDAAQRGDLAAMYIVGSNPVSRFGVDPAVLKNTFLIVQDMFLTETAQLADVIFPAANLYEKAGTVTNTYGDIQLVKKAADKAGVRTDFELIVRLADRMGADPKKLVPFGRGVTADMGQSRGPESGEADRHAVWLAANRLELKLSPFDPFATLDEIQRLVPSYHVSRLELLTGTEQPEKFDLVQIQPAGSRRDLVLPAEDTLFTSGTLGRFSDMMKAVVESHTTPNPAQTAAD
- the nuoF gene encoding NADH-quinone oxidoreductase subunit NuoF, with amino-acid sequence MPRLVSHPDEVRIISRRFGKGATDIDKYIELDGYKAVKLAIEKGADWIINEMKVSGLRGRGGAGFPTGLKWSFVPKQSDRPKYVLVNGDESEPATCKDHLIFLHDPHAMIEGTMIAGLAIGSKLGFIYLRGEYRYLLKIMEKAVADAYAKGFLGKDIFGSGIDFDIITQTGAGAYEVGEESALMESLEGKRGVPRIKPPFPAVVGLYGGPTVINNAETIASVPHIMLMGGEAYAKAGSERNGGTRLFGISGHVNNPGVYELPMGYNLKKAIYEVGGGVRGGRNLKAVVPGGSSTPVMLPEEIDVGMDFDQLGKAGSMLGSAGIVVIDDQTCMVEFALRTIAFYQHESCGWCIPCREGTDWLKKTITRVHAGGGVDKDLDNIRYLAENMLGRTFCPLGDAAAMPTIGFIKKFRHEFEDHLNGKPCPYAKHEEPALV